From a region of the Marinomonas mediterranea MMB-1 genome:
- a CDS encoding histidinol-phosphatase — MTLAIFDLDGTLLSGDSDYNWGQFLVEKGLVDINTYKAANDRFFEQYQSGTLDIFEYLSFSLKPLTRFTKDELKTLHDEFMEEKVEPMMQQKATELLQHHKDQGHFLLLITATNQFVTGPISEKLGMDHIIAPVPELVDGRYTGGIVGVPSFQEGKVTRLQEWLEETGHSMEGSYFYTDSRNDLALLEKVEHPIAVDADDILSDIAKERNWQHISLRDNT; from the coding sequence GTGACACTTGCGATTTTTGATTTAGACGGCACTTTGCTAAGTGGCGACAGCGACTACAATTGGGGACAATTCCTAGTAGAAAAGGGACTTGTTGATATTAATACTTACAAAGCCGCCAACGACCGATTTTTTGAACAATATCAAAGCGGCACATTGGATATTTTTGAATATCTGAGTTTTTCTCTAAAACCGCTTACACGCTTCACAAAAGACGAATTAAAAACACTGCACGACGAGTTTATGGAAGAAAAAGTCGAGCCTATGATGCAACAAAAAGCCACTGAGCTGCTGCAACATCACAAGGACCAAGGTCACTTTCTACTCTTAATCACTGCTACAAATCAATTTGTAACGGGTCCCATCTCAGAAAAACTTGGAATGGATCACATTATTGCACCCGTACCAGAACTGGTAGATGGCCGATACACTGGTGGTATTGTCGGTGTACCTAGCTTTCAGGAAGGTAAAGTAACGCGCTTACAAGAATGGCTTGAGGAAACAGGACATTCGATGGAAGGCAGTTATTTCTACACCGACTCAAGAAATGACCTCGCCTTACTTGAAAAAGTAGAGCACCCTATCGCCGTCGATGCTGATGATATTTTGTCAGACATCGCTAAGGAACGAAATTGGCAACACATCTCGCTTAGAGACAACACATAG
- a CDS encoding RNA pyrophosphohydrolase: MIDADGYRPNVGIILMNERGQLLWARRVGQNAWQFPQGGIKSDETPEEALYRELKEEVGLEPYQVEIVGKTRGWLRYRLPKRMLRHNSKPLCIGQKQKWFLLTIRCADTCVCVDSSDCPEFDGWRWVSYWYPLGQVVAFKKDVYRRALKELVPNAHRWIERQQVKR; the protein is encoded by the coding sequence GTGATTGACGCAGACGGATATAGACCGAATGTGGGCATCATTTTGATGAACGAGCGTGGCCAGTTACTTTGGGCGAGGCGTGTAGGGCAAAATGCCTGGCAATTCCCCCAAGGTGGCATTAAATCTGATGAAACCCCAGAGGAAGCTCTTTATCGAGAGTTGAAAGAAGAAGTCGGTTTAGAACCCTATCAAGTTGAAATAGTGGGCAAGACTCGGGGGTGGTTACGTTATCGTTTACCAAAACGAATGTTACGGCATAATAGTAAGCCACTGTGTATTGGTCAAAAGCAAAAATGGTTTTTGTTAACCATTCGTTGTGCCGATACTTGTGTTTGTGTAGATAGTTCTGATTGTCCAGAATTTGACGGATGGCGATGGGTCAGCTATTGGTATCCTCTTGGACAAGTTGTAGCCTTTAAAAAGGATGTCTACCGCCGTGCGCTGAAGGAACTGGTTCCAAATGCGCACCGCTGGATAGAAAGACAACAGGTGAAGCGATAG